One region of Primulina tabacum isolate GXHZ01 chromosome 1, ASM2559414v2, whole genome shotgun sequence genomic DNA includes:
- the LOC142550207 gene encoding transcription initiation factor TFIID subunit 15b-like isoform X1 — MSDMYGQEGGGSAAPAMGGGYGGYGGSEGGGYGGYGGNSGGGGYGGNRGGGRGGGGYSGNRGGGGGGGGYQGDRGGRGGGGGGGRGGGRGGGSGREGDWRCPNQSCGNVNFARRTECNKCGAPSPNGGDDRGGRGGGGGYSRGGSGGGYEDNRGGRGGRGNSFDGGSGRGGNDYDGGSGRGGSYGGNQGRDVGGYGQGAALAPPPSHGSAGGSYAPPPNTYGGNPSYAPDAVPPPASYSGGPGSYPPSYGASVGYGGDSFGDKRGGGRSGPSSGYGGGHRNPDGGYAGLAVDAPEKAKPCDENCGDSCDNARIYISNMPPDVTTEELRELFGSIGQVARIKQKRGYKDQWPWSIKLYTDEQGNNKGDGVLSYEDPCAAHSAGGFFNMHDMRGYKIKVSMAEKSTPKAPTYGSGGGGRGNYGGGRRDNYRDGGSGPDRNYHGGNRSRPY, encoded by the exons ATGTCTGACATGTATGGACAGGAAGGTGGTGGATCTGCGGCACCGGCCATGGGAGGAGGTTACGGGGGTTATGGTGGCTCTGAAGGTGGAGGATATGGTGGTTATGGAGGAAATAGTGGAGGTGGAGGCTACGGCGGCAACAGAGGCGGTGGACGAGGTGGCGGTGGGTACAGCGGTAATAGAG gtggtggtggtggtggtgggggATATCAAGGTGATCGGGGGGGTCGCGGTGGAGGGGGAGGCGGCGGTAGAGGAGGTGGCCGTGGTGGGGGCAGCGGCAGGGAAGGTGATTGGCGATGTCCTAATCAAAG CTGTGGAAATGTGAACTTTGCTCGAAGAACCGAGTGCAACAAATGTGGTGCACCTTCTCCTAATGGTGGCGATGATCGTGGGGGTAGAGGTGGCGGCGGCGGTTATTCTAGAGGTGGAAGCGGTGGGGGTTACGAGGACAATCGAGGTGGAAGAGGTGGCAGAGGTAACAGTTTTGATGGTGGCAGTGGCCGCGGTGGTAATGACTATGATGGTGGAAGTGGTAGAGGTGGATCTTATGGTGGTAACCAAGGGAGGGATGTTGGAGGTTATGGACAGGGTGCTGCTCTTGCTCCTCCCCCATCTCATGGAAGTGCTGGTGGAAGTTATGCTCCACCTCCAAATACATATGGTGGGAACCCTAGTTATGCTCCCGATGCTGTTCCTCCCCCTGCTAGCTATTCTGGGGGTCCTGGTTCATATCCTCCATCATATGGTGCTTCAGTTGGTTATGGTGGTGACTCATTTGGTGATAAGCGTGGTGGTGGACGAAGTGGTCCGTCAAGTGGATATGGTGGGGGTCATCGAAACCCAGATGGAGGTTATGCTGGGTTAGCGGTGGATGCTCCTGAGAAGGCCAAACCATGTGATGAAAATTGTGGGGATTCCTGTGATAATGCCagaatttatatatcaaatatgCCCCCTGATGTCACAACTGAAGAGCTTAGAGAACTGTTTGGAAGTATTGGCCAA GTTGCAAGAATTAAGCAAAAGCGAGGCTACAAGGACCAATGGCCCTGGAGCATAAAATTATATACTGATGAACAAGGAAACAACAAAGGTGATGGTGTTTTGTCTTATGAAGATCCATGTGCAGCACATTCTGCTGGTGGTTTTTTCAACA TGCATGACATGAGAGGTTACAAAATTAAAGTTTCAATGGCAGAAAAATCTACTCCAAAGGCTCCTACTTATGGTTCTGG TGGTGGTGGTAGAGGCAACTATGGTGGTGGACGTAGAGACAACTATAGAGATGGTGGTTCTGGTCCTGATAGAAATTACCACGGAGGAAACCGTTCTCGTCCGTACTAG
- the LOC142550207 gene encoding transcription initiation factor TFIID subunit 15b-like isoform X2 — protein MSDMYGQEGGGSAAPAMGGGYGGYGGSEGGGYGGYGGNSGGGGYGGNRGGGRGGGGYSGGGGGGGGYQGDRGGRGGGGGGGRGGGRGGGSGREGDWRCPNQSCGNVNFARRTECNKCGAPSPNGGDDRGGRGGGGGYSRGGSGGGYEDNRGGRGGRGNSFDGGSGRGGNDYDGGSGRGGSYGGNQGRDVGGYGQGAALAPPPSHGSAGGSYAPPPNTYGGNPSYAPDAVPPPASYSGGPGSYPPSYGASVGYGGDSFGDKRGGGRSGPSSGYGGGHRNPDGGYAGLAVDAPEKAKPCDENCGDSCDNARIYISNMPPDVTTEELRELFGSIGQVARIKQKRGYKDQWPWSIKLYTDEQGNNKGDGVLSYEDPCAAHSAGGFFNMHDMRGYKIKVSMAEKSTPKAPTYGSGGGGRGNYGGGRRDNYRDGGSGPDRNYHGGNRSRPY, from the exons ATGTCTGACATGTATGGACAGGAAGGTGGTGGATCTGCGGCACCGGCCATGGGAGGAGGTTACGGGGGTTATGGTGGCTCTGAAGGTGGAGGATATGGTGGTTATGGAGGAAATAGTGGAGGTGGAGGCTACGGCGGCAACAGAGGCGGTGGACGAGGTGGCGGTGGGTACAGCG gtggtggtggtggtggtgggggATATCAAGGTGATCGGGGGGGTCGCGGTGGAGGGGGAGGCGGCGGTAGAGGAGGTGGCCGTGGTGGGGGCAGCGGCAGGGAAGGTGATTGGCGATGTCCTAATCAAAG CTGTGGAAATGTGAACTTTGCTCGAAGAACCGAGTGCAACAAATGTGGTGCACCTTCTCCTAATGGTGGCGATGATCGTGGGGGTAGAGGTGGCGGCGGCGGTTATTCTAGAGGTGGAAGCGGTGGGGGTTACGAGGACAATCGAGGTGGAAGAGGTGGCAGAGGTAACAGTTTTGATGGTGGCAGTGGCCGCGGTGGTAATGACTATGATGGTGGAAGTGGTAGAGGTGGATCTTATGGTGGTAACCAAGGGAGGGATGTTGGAGGTTATGGACAGGGTGCTGCTCTTGCTCCTCCCCCATCTCATGGAAGTGCTGGTGGAAGTTATGCTCCACCTCCAAATACATATGGTGGGAACCCTAGTTATGCTCCCGATGCTGTTCCTCCCCCTGCTAGCTATTCTGGGGGTCCTGGTTCATATCCTCCATCATATGGTGCTTCAGTTGGTTATGGTGGTGACTCATTTGGTGATAAGCGTGGTGGTGGACGAAGTGGTCCGTCAAGTGGATATGGTGGGGGTCATCGAAACCCAGATGGAGGTTATGCTGGGTTAGCGGTGGATGCTCCTGAGAAGGCCAAACCATGTGATGAAAATTGTGGGGATTCCTGTGATAATGCCagaatttatatatcaaatatgCCCCCTGATGTCACAACTGAAGAGCTTAGAGAACTGTTTGGAAGTATTGGCCAA GTTGCAAGAATTAAGCAAAAGCGAGGCTACAAGGACCAATGGCCCTGGAGCATAAAATTATATACTGATGAACAAGGAAACAACAAAGGTGATGGTGTTTTGTCTTATGAAGATCCATGTGCAGCACATTCTGCTGGTGGTTTTTTCAACA TGCATGACATGAGAGGTTACAAAATTAAAGTTTCAATGGCAGAAAAATCTACTCCAAAGGCTCCTACTTATGGTTCTGG TGGTGGTGGTAGAGGCAACTATGGTGGTGGACGTAGAGACAACTATAGAGATGGTGGTTCTGGTCCTGATAGAAATTACCACGGAGGAAACCGTTCTCGTCCGTACTAG
- the LOC142519779 gene encoding protein DOUBLE-STRAND BREAK FORMATION produces the protein MAEATHVNQQITFFRSQIHKRSFDEETVHILELILASKGVESLIGVRSALKQFMRSESLSIVREIAEEPVERKLICADFLIRVFALIGDAESCLALRYEALVMREQKIATHPGLQVSSEEWQTLAEHLIEKGFYSVANKVCDKALICLKAYHVADSKAEEFLQDVHAIKKIKGLKDAAVLSMSSQSVQAMAAEYLKQKTVEESTQHAITSIGTQFSGSSRFRSGIRKRNFLRLKHSQSL, from the exons ATGGCAGAAGCTACTCATGTGAATCAGCAAATCACCTTCTTCCGCTCGCAAATTCATAAGCGCAG TTTTGACGAAGAAACTGTTCATATTCTGGAATTGATTTTAGCCTCTAAGGGCGTTGAATCTCTTATTGGAGTCAGATCTGCCTTGAAGCAGTTTATGAGATCCGAATCTCTATCCATTGTTCGAGAAATCGCGGAGGAGCCTGTTGAGCGGAAGCTTATTTGCGCTGATTTCTTAATCCGTGTTTTTGCTCTTATAGGTGACGCTGAG AGTTGCTTGGCATTGAGATATGAAGCTCTGGTTATGCGAGAACAGAAGATCGCGACTCACCCCGGGCTTCAAGTTTCTTCCGAAGAATGGCAGACCTTGGCTGAACATTTGATTGAAAAGGGCTTCTATTCTGTTGCAAACAAG GTGTGTGACAAAGCTCTGATTTGCCTCAAGGCGTATCATGTAGCAGATTCTAAAGCAGAAGAATTCTTGCAGGACGTGCATGCCATTAAGAAAATCAAGGGACTAAAGGATGCAGCTGTACTATCAATGTCTTCACAATCTG TCCAGGCGATGGCAGCAGAGTACCTAAAACAGAAAACAGTCGAGGAGAGCACACAACACGCTATAACCTCTATTGGGACGCAATTCTCAGGAAGCTCAAGGTTTAGAAGTGGGATCAGAAAACGTAATTTTCTTAGATTGAAACACTCCCAGTCTCTATGA
- the LOC142520912 gene encoding LOB domain-containing protein 18-like: MGGGSCASCKLLRRRWSKDCIFAPYFPPDDPQKFAMVHKVFGASNVSKILQEVPVHQRSDAASSLVYKANARMRDPAYGCVGAISYLQNEVSRLQMQLTVAEAEILMCTDQMQHREQPAVPQPQSDYDKPLLFASSDDDFILCDFQNCHSFATTTINYHVMQDPLQERVRLVFIADAKLNLQILLLKCIWSPSSWKKYSYSGKSIFIDMCLSY, from the exons ATGGGAGGAGGATCCTGTGCTTCCTGCAAATTGCTGCGACGCCGGTGGTCGAAGGACTGCATCTTTGCTCCTTACTTCCCTCCCGATGATCCTCAAAAGTTTGCTATGGTTCACAAGGTCTTTGGTGCAAGCAATGTCAGCAAGATCTTGCAg GAGGTTCCGGTTCACCAGCGATCAGATGCAGCGAGCAGCTTAGTATACAAAGCGAATGCAAGGATGAGGGATCCGGCATATGGATGCGTAGGGGCAATATCATATTTGCAAAATGAAGTATCGAGGCTGCAGATGCAGTTAACTGTGGCTGAAGCCGAGATTCTGATGTGCACTGATCAGATGCAACATCGAGAACAACCCGCGGTGCCGCAGCCTCAATCAGATTATGACAAACCTCTTCTCTTTGCTTCTTCCGACGACGACTTTATCCTTTGCGACTTTCAAAACTGCCATAGCTTTGCTACTACTACGATTAATTATCATGTCATGCAAGATCCCCTTCAAGAGAGAGTCCGTTTAGTGTTTATAGCTGATGCCAaattaaatttacaaattttgcTGCTAAAATGCATTTGGTCCCCATCCTCTTGGAAAAAATATTCATATTCGGGTAAATCAATATTCATAGATATGTGTTTGAGTTACTAA
- the LOC142550228 gene encoding uncharacterized protein LOC142550228 — MATDASPKFQKPDLIQMTQPQEYRSEIVGEAHDGLHFSQFMIAGSVAGMVEHMAMFPVDTVKTQMQALGSCPIRSVSVKMALQSILRSDGLKGLYRGIGAMGLGAGPAHAVYFSVYELCKKNFSGGNPNNSAAHALSGVCATVASDAVFTPMDMVKQRLQLSNSPYHGVSDCVRRVLREEGFRAFYASYRTTVLMNAPFTAVHFTTYEAAKRGLMEVSPESVSDERLAVHATAGAAAGALSAAVTTPFDVVKTQLQCQGVCGCDRFVGGSIRDVVRTIVEKDGYRGLMRGWMPRMLFHAPAAAICWSTYEAAKSFFQELNVTNQRGNVT, encoded by the exons ATGGCAACCGACGCCTCCCCGAAGTTTCAGAAGCCCGATCTGATTCAGATGACGCAACCACAGGAATACCGTTCGGAGATCGTCGGGGAGGCGCACGATGGGCTTCACTTTTCGCAGTTCATGATAGCGGGATCAGTGGCGGGAATGGTTGAGCACATGGCGATGTTCCCGGTTGATACGGTTAAAACCCAGATGCAAGCCCTCGGATCCTGCCCAATTCGATCTGTTAGTGTTAAGATGGCCCTTCAATCTATTCTGAGATCGGATGGACTTAAAGGCCTCTATCGCGGCATTGGCGCCATGGGGCTTGGTGCTGGTCCCGCGCATGCCGTTTATTTCTCTGTTTATGAACTCTGTAAAAAGAATTTTTCTGGAGGGAATCCTAATAATTCGGCGGCACATGCCCTGTCGGGTGTTTGTGCCACTGTTGCTAGCGATGCAGTGTTTACGCCGATGGATATGGTGAAGCAGAGGCTGCAATTGAGTAATAGCCCTTATCACGGGGTGTCGGATTGCGTGAGGAGGGTGCTGAGGGAGGAAGGTTTTAGGGCGTTCTATGCATCTTACAGAACTACTGTGCTAATGAATGCTCCTTTTACGGCTGTGCATTTTACTACCTATGAGGCGGCAAAAAGAGGTTTAATGGAGGTTTCACCGGAGAGTGTGAGCGATGAGCGGTTGGCTGTTCATGCTACAGCTGGAGCAGCGGCAGGGGCATTGTCAGCAGCCGTTACCACACCTTTTGATGTCGTGAAGACTCAGCTACAGTGCCAG GGTGTCTGTGGATGTGATAGATTTGTTGGTGGTTCAATCCGTGATGTTGTTCGGACGATAGTTGAGAAAGATGGATACCGTGGTCTTATGAGAGGATGGATGCCTAGAATGCTTTTCCATGCTCCAGCTGCTGCGATATGCTGGTCCACTTATGAAGCTGCAAAATCTTTTTTCCAAGAATTAAACGTAACCAACCAAAGGGGCAACGTGACCTGA